TTTTATTGCAATTGAATAACCCCTTTATGCATCCCGTCTAAAAAGCGCAACATCGCTTCCATATCTTTTATATCATCTACTACCAGTAAAAAGTTTTTACCCGCTTGTTTCAATCGTGCTTTATTCGTTCCGCTCTGTAGATAAGCCAACACTCGTTTGAATAACGCTGATTCAAAATAAGGAGAATCAGGACGATTGATGAAATAACAGCGTAATGTATCTTGCTTCAGGGTCATTTTTTCAAAGCCGATCTCAACTGCTCTCCATCTACAGCGTACAGTTGTAAAAAGGTCTTCAACCTGTGATGGCATTGGACCAAATCGGTCAATCATTTCTCGATGAAAATCCTGTAACTCTTCCTCTTTCTCGCAATTGTCCAATCGTGAATACAACGAAAGTCGCTCAGCAATACTTTCTACATAACTATCCGGTATCAGTATCTCCAGATCTGTATCGATCGTACAATCACTTACATAATCATCTTGCTTACTGATCTCTTCTTTGAACAACTCTTTGAACGAAGTACGCTTCAATTCTCGAATGGCTTCTTCTAAAATTTTCTGATACATTTCAAACCCGATCTCTGCCATGAATCCACTCTGTTCTCCGCCTAATAAATTTCCTGCTCCTCGGATATCCAAGTCACGCATGGCAATTTGAAAACCACTTCCCAGATCACTGAACTGTTCCAGCGTTTGTAATCGCTTTCTTGAATCTGTGGGCAAAGTGCTCATAGGTGGTGCTAACAAATAACAGAAAGCTTTTTTATTACTTCTACCAACTCTTCCTCTTAACTGATGTAGATCACTCAATCCAAATTGATGGGCATTATTGACAATAATCGTATTCACATTGGGAATATCTACTCCACTCTCTACAATATTGGTACAAACCAATACATCATACTTCTTGTCAATAAAATCCATGATCCTTTCTTCCAACTCATGCCCCTCCAACTGCCCATGCGCAAAGCCTATACTCAAATCCGGACAAAGCCCTTGCAATAAGGCACTCATCTCAGATAATCCTACGACACGATTGTGAATAAAGAAAACCTGTCCTCCTCGTTCTGTTTCATAATAGATAGATTCACGAATAAAATCATCATTGAATACATGCACTTCTGTTTGTATCGGCTGACGATTCGGCGGCGGGGTATTGATGATACTCAAATCACGTGCCCCCATCAAACTAAATTGCAAGGTTCTTGGAATCGGAGTAGCCGTGAGTGTTAAACAGTCGACATTGGTCTTCAGGGTTTTCAGTTTCTCCTTATGTGCAACACCAAATTTCTGTTCTTCATCAATGATCATAATACCCAGATCTTTGAACTTCACTTCTTTACCTAGAAGTCCATGCGTACCAACTATAATATCAATCTTACCCTCTTCTACTTTCTTTAATGTTTCTTTTTTCTCCTTGGCTGATTTGAATCGGTTGATATAATCTACGGTTACCGGAAAATCCTTTAATCGTTCTTTAAAGGTTTTATAATGCTGGAATGCAAGTATCGTTGTAGGAACCAATACCGCAGCCTGTTTACCATCGACTACTGATTTAAAAGCAGCTCGTACAGCGATCTCTGTTTTACCAAAACCCACATCGCCACACACCAGCCTATCCATTGGAGAAGGACTCTCCATATCTTTTTTCACATCAGCCGTAGCTTTGCTTTGATCGGGTGTATCTTCATAAATAAAGGAAGCTTCCAATTCTGTTTGAAGATAATTATCCGGTGTATGCGCAAAACCTTCCTGTGCTTTTCTTTGCGCATATAGTTTGATCAGATCAAATGCAATTTCTTTAACCTTGGTTTTGGTCTTTTCCTTTAGTCTTACCCACACATCACTTCCTAACTTGTTGATCTTAGGTACTGTTCCCTCTTTACCCGTGTACTTGGAAATTTTATGGAGTGAGTTAATGTTGACATATAAGATATCACTGTCTTTATAAATGATCCTAACAGCTTCCTGTAGTTTACCATTCACTTCTAATTTCTGAAGACCGCTATAAGTACCTACACCATGATCAATATGTGTTACATAATCTCCCGGCTGGAGATCACGCAGTGTTTTAAGGGTAAGGGCTTTGTTTTTATTATAAGCTTGCTTGACCTTGTATTTATGGTAACGTTGAAATATCTGATGATCCGTATAACAAACGATCTTAAGATCTTCATCAATAAAACCTTCATGAATACTACAAGGAACTGGAACGAACTGAATCTCTGTTTTGAGGTCCGCAAAAATGCTGTTAAGTCTCTCCAGTTGTTTTACCTGTTCAGCAAAAATGTAAATACTATACTTCGCTGATTCATGTGCAGTAAGATCTTTGATCAACAGATCGAACTGTCTGTTGAATGCAGGTTGCGGTCGGGTTGCAAATTCGATCTCGGTATTTGCCAATTGTGGCTTGTAGCCAAATTCAATGATATGCCTTTTATCCAGCTGTTCGCTGATCATGGAGAGTGGAACAAAATCATCAGCCGATACTTCCTTCAATACACGTATATCTTCTTCCTCTTCGTTGGCTTTCATTTGGTAACCTTCTTTCAGCAGTTGCATGAAACCTTCCATCTCCTCATACTGTTGTTGCACTTTTTCAGCGATCACATCCCAATCTTTCAACCATACAATGGTATTT
Above is a genomic segment from Sediminibacterium sp. KACHI17 containing:
- the mfd gene encoding transcription-repair coupling factor gives rise to the protein MNLNVLLEQYQNNPRLFQLADMLSFAQSQRIFLKNLQGSSAEFVVSAVFNHTATSALNHIVVLNDAEEAAYFHNTLENLTQALDLFYFPSSFKNRKNFRILNSSHVMLRTEALTKLAAGGNKKILVTYPEAIFEKVVLPKTLSSNIITIKTNDTINPESLMELFVMYGFERTDFVYEPGQFAVRGGILDIYSFGNEKPYRVELFGNEVDSIRIFDPETQLSERKLLQVNIIPNVETQFSTEEKVSLFDFLSENTIVWLKDWDVIAEKVQQQYEEMEGFMQLLKEGYQMKANEEEEDIRVLKEVSADDFVPLSMISEQLDKRHIIEFGYKPQLANTEIEFATRPQPAFNRQFDLLIKDLTAHESAKYSIYIFAEQVKQLERLNSIFADLKTEIQFVPVPCSIHEGFIDEDLKIVCYTDHQIFQRYHKYKVKQAYNKNKALTLKTLRDLQPGDYVTHIDHGVGTYSGLQKLEVNGKLQEAVRIIYKDSDILYVNINSLHKISKYTGKEGTVPKINKLGSDVWVRLKEKTKTKVKEIAFDLIKLYAQRKAQEGFAHTPDNYLQTELEASFIYEDTPDQSKATADVKKDMESPSPMDRLVCGDVGFGKTEIAVRAAFKSVVDGKQAAVLVPTTILAFQHYKTFKERLKDFPVTVDYINRFKSAKEKKETLKKVEEGKIDIIVGTHGLLGKEVKFKDLGIMIIDEEQKFGVAHKEKLKTLKTNVDCLTLTATPIPRTLQFSLMGARDLSIINTPPPNRQPIQTEVHVFNDDFIRESIYYETERGGQVFFIHNRVVGLSEMSALLQGLCPDLSIGFAHGQLEGHELEERIMDFIDKKYDVLVCTNIVESGVDIPNVNTIIVNNAHQFGLSDLHQLRGRVGRSNKKAFCYLLAPPMSTLPTDSRKRLQTLEQFSDLGSGFQIAMRDLDIRGAGNLLGGEQSGFMAEIGFEMYQKILEEAIRELKRTSFKELFKEEISKQDDYVSDCTIDTDLEILIPDSYVESIAERLSLYSRLDNCEKEEELQDFHREMIDRFGPMPSQVEDLFTTVRCRWRAVEIGFEKMTLKQDTLRCYFINRPDSPYFESALFKRVLAYLQSGTNKARLKQAGKNFLLVVDDIKDMEAMLRFLDGMHKGVIQLQ